In Bacillus sp. Cs-700, one genomic interval encodes:
- a CDS encoding alpha/beta-type small acid-soluble spore protein codes for MAQQQSRQGSSNNLVVPGVAQAIDQMKYEIATEFGVQLGPDSTSRANGSVGGEITKRLVQMAEQQLGGYQK; via the coding sequence ATGGCTCAACAACAAAGCAGACAAGGAAGCTCTAACAACCTTGTAGTACCTGGTGTGGCTCAAGCTATCGACCAGATGAAGTATGAAATCGCTACTGAATTCGGAGTGCAACTTGGTCCAGATTCAACTTCTCGCGCTAACGGATCTGTTGGTGGAGAAATCACAAAGCGTTTGGTTCAAATGGCTGAACAACAGCTTGGCGGTTACCAAAAATAA
- a CDS encoding DUF5342 family protein: protein MISHFQYKSVGSKVRKPKWEVSFFHQGTYYRTLYLHTGEFEWFQPAPPEYEQNKLQSQIHELMLFHVYEQDS from the coding sequence ATGATTTCGCACTTTCAATATAAATCCGTTGGATCAAAAGTAAGAAAACCTAAATGGGAAGTATCTTTTTTTCACCAAGGAACGTATTATCGTACGCTATACCTTCATACTGGAGAATTCGAATGGTTCCAGCCCGCTCCACCCGAATACGAACAAAACAAACTTCAGTCTCAAATTCATGAACTTATGCTTTTCCATGTATACGAACAAGATTCATAA
- a CDS encoding helix-turn-helix domain-containing protein, translating into MNAKLADLYGNDYVLTSEQPDLFHWYRTTDGEEFGIRKTRLTGREKDLLNALFPSIRILDDRMNKVQAKWASLLFEDASIVELNLNSPVRYIHFYLKEAPSDLSDFIEAMTGLFSEETVLLFENERKGVLVQANEIDEQIVHELEQTAAALTADFFTGMSLFVGQTIRHSDSSHLKRVYKAEKKWFATGRELMPSQMVFTHVDIVPAVLFNEASEETIDYLIKLMEPIQHDSELLKSIRIYLESNLNITLAAKQLYVHRNSLQYRVDKFIEKTGIDVKSFQGAVMVYLSLLAMELR; encoded by the coding sequence ATGAATGCAAAACTTGCCGATTTATATGGAAATGATTATGTCCTCACCTCCGAACAGCCCGATCTGTTCCATTGGTACCGAACCACTGATGGGGAAGAATTCGGGATTCGCAAAACTCGTCTTACGGGACGCGAGAAGGATCTTCTAAATGCCCTATTCCCTTCCATTCGCATACTAGATGATCGGATGAATAAGGTTCAAGCAAAATGGGCTTCTCTCCTTTTTGAAGATGCTTCAATCGTGGAACTTAACCTAAATTCGCCTGTCCGGTATATCCATTTTTATTTAAAAGAAGCACCATCCGATCTTTCGGATTTTATCGAGGCTATGACTGGCTTGTTTTCTGAGGAAACCGTGCTCTTGTTTGAAAATGAAAGGAAAGGCGTCCTCGTGCAAGCTAACGAAATAGACGAACAAATCGTTCATGAACTTGAACAAACAGCTGCAGCCCTAACAGCTGACTTTTTTACTGGGATGTCTTTGTTTGTTGGTCAGACAATCCGTCATTCGGATAGCAGTCACTTGAAGCGTGTTTATAAAGCCGAAAAAAAATGGTTTGCTACAGGAAGAGAGCTGATGCCTTCTCAAATGGTTTTCACACACGTCGACATTGTCCCTGCTGTTCTGTTCAATGAAGCGAGTGAAGAAACTATTGATTACTTAATTAAACTCATGGAACCAATTCAACATGATTCTGAACTACTAAAAAGTATCCGGATTTATTTAGAATCAAACTTAAACATTACCCTTGCAGCAAAACAGCTATACGTACATAGAAATAGTCTCCAATATCGTGTCGATAAGTTTATTGAAAAAACGGGTATCGATGTTAAGAGCTTTCAAGGAGCTGTAATGGTTTACCTTTCTCTTCTTGCAATGGAACTGCGTTAA
- a CDS encoding transporter substrate-binding domain-containing protein — protein sequence MNKKWMLGLVLALTLTVLAACGSNDNTENSEEGSSNEKETLLIGTEATYPPFSYRDDNNEITGYDVEVAREVADRIGMKAEFKAIEWKGLLSSLETERIDMVANQVTITDDRKEQFDFTEPYTYSGGQVIVNENNDDIKGIEDLEGKTVGTTQGSNYAQAAEEAGAETKIYKGANQVLTDLSNERNIEAAMNDRLFILTELPEQDYKVKGVGETFNKTEMAFALPKGNEDLVNKINDALKEMKEDGTLADLSKEYFDGENVSE from the coding sequence TTGAACAAAAAATGGATGCTAGGGTTGGTACTTGCCTTAACACTTACTGTACTTGCTGCCTGCGGTAGCAATGATAATACAGAGAATAGCGAAGAAGGAAGTTCCAATGAAAAAGAAACACTGTTAATTGGAACGGAAGCAACTTACCCACCATTTAGCTATCGTGATGACAATAATGAAATCACTGGTTACGACGTGGAAGTTGCCAGAGAAGTAGCCGATCGCATTGGGATGAAAGCGGAATTCAAAGCAATTGAATGGAAAGGGCTTCTATCCTCACTTGAAACTGAACGTATTGATATGGTCGCCAATCAAGTAACCATTACGGATGATCGTAAAGAACAATTTGACTTTACAGAACCATATACTTATTCAGGTGGACAGGTGATCGTTAACGAGAATAACGATGATATTAAAGGTATTGAAGATCTTGAAGGAAAAACAGTTGGAACCACACAGGGGAGTAACTACGCACAAGCTGCTGAAGAAGCTGGAGCTGAAACGAAAATTTACAAAGGCGCAAACCAGGTTCTTACAGATCTCAGTAACGAACGTAACATCGAAGCAGCAATGAATGACCGTCTCTTCATTTTAACTGAACTGCCTGAGCAGGATTATAAAGTAAAAGGCGTTGGCGAGACGTTCAACAAAACAGAAATGGCCTTTGCTCTTCCAAAAGGAAATGAAGACTTGGTTAACAAGATCAATGATGCATTAAAGGAAATGAAAGAAGACGGAACACTCGCAGACCTTTCAAAAGAATATTTTGATGGAGAGAACGTAAGTGAGTGA
- a CDS encoding YheC/YheD family protein, which translates to MKLAEKIILQPENSSSSQSKLTLTIPEKIASKWKLTDSPLPLRCGAVEVSVSIKVYHTPSSHTVYCSPDLLRSLSLPDQTIPITMSFCHQKQLLSLGPIFCLALNSSSKAENPFGSYTDFCKEVAEYCEEHHILFYVYTLQPWNQTKVSGFIWNQRTWVETILPIPSVIYNRIHSRKLENSHFIKQLKVYWQQQKIPYFNESFLDKWDVHQKLLLYDEIVPYLPETVLLEGFDAIEIMITKHPILYLKPLNGSQGKHIFRISQRDNLFHLDYSSFNGSQTITSSALPNLYKTIRLRSKYIPYLIQQGIPLIDIDGCPVDFRILCLKGTGGKWSVVSAVSRVSQTNEQFVSNIARGALLKKFHEGLAPFEDSMKSQLMRILPELAREVSQIIDRESEGLFAELGIDMSVDQEGHPWIIEVNTKPSKTSDGTTSSTYRPSVKALIRLVHWYASI; encoded by the coding sequence ATGAAACTTGCTGAAAAAATTATTTTACAACCAGAGAATTCAAGCTCTTCCCAGTCAAAACTTACGTTAACCATTCCAGAAAAAATCGCTTCTAAATGGAAACTGACGGATTCTCCCCTTCCACTGCGATGTGGTGCGGTTGAAGTCAGCGTTTCAATAAAGGTCTATCATACACCATCAAGTCATACCGTATACTGTTCACCTGATCTCCTCCGTTCCCTGTCACTGCCAGATCAAACCATTCCGATTACCATGAGCTTTTGTCATCAGAAACAACTACTCTCACTTGGTCCAATCTTCTGCCTTGCTCTTAATTCTTCTTCAAAAGCAGAGAATCCGTTTGGCTCCTATACGGATTTTTGTAAGGAAGTTGCAGAGTATTGCGAGGAACATCATATTCTTTTCTACGTGTATACGTTACAGCCTTGGAATCAAACAAAGGTATCTGGATTCATTTGGAATCAACGAACATGGGTGGAAACGATACTGCCAATACCCTCTGTTATCTATAATCGAATCCATTCTAGAAAACTTGAGAATTCTCACTTTATCAAACAATTGAAAGTCTATTGGCAACAACAGAAAATCCCCTATTTTAATGAGTCATTTCTTGATAAATGGGACGTACATCAGAAACTCCTATTATACGATGAGATCGTTCCATATCTTCCTGAAACGGTTCTCCTAGAAGGGTTTGATGCGATTGAAATCATGATTACAAAACATCCTATCCTTTATTTAAAACCGTTAAATGGAAGCCAGGGCAAACATATTTTTCGAATCAGTCAACGTGATAATCTCTTTCATCTCGATTACTCTAGCTTTAATGGCAGTCAAACAATTACATCTTCTGCCTTACCGAACCTCTACAAGACGATTCGCTTACGTTCTAAATATATTCCCTACCTTATCCAACAAGGCATCCCTCTTATCGATATTGACGGATGTCCCGTAGACTTTCGAATTCTATGTTTAAAAGGTACTGGTGGAAAATGGTCAGTGGTCTCAGCTGTATCGAGAGTTTCCCAAACAAATGAACAATTTGTTTCTAATATCGCACGGGGTGCTCTATTAAAAAAATTCCATGAAGGTCTCGCTCCTTTTGAAGATTCGATGAAAAGCCAGCTAATGCGGATTCTCCCTGAACTTGCTCGTGAAGTTTCACAAATCATTGATCGTGAGAGTGAAGGTTTATTTGCAGAGCTTGGCATCGACATGTCAGTGGATCAAGAGGGTCATCCGTGGATAATTGAAGTAAACACAAAACCTTCAAAAACCTCAGATGGAACTACATCAAGTACCTACCGCCCATCAGTAAAAGCGCTAATCCGATTGGTGCATTGGTATGCATCCATATAG
- a CDS encoding YheC/YheD family protein, with the protein MIELFYSPANKRWYQQSSYQSIYWGKEPNKLSPSPSFASSIMKLQSSHDAIRPLVGILAGSNRKHHFSGNGTIFKAIQKELTDTGGLSYVFTPDDIHSSFITGYLYDHFSQKWTGYRFPYPNIVYNRIPDREEEHSDKVTAFFSLLKKKGIPYFNRSFFQKDHVLAHLSANEELLPFIPETASVTESNVEQFLNTHHSIFFKPTSGSKGRGIFKLNRVKTGFHYIDHEQSYLFSTFSLLKEHLATQIGESYIMQRKIKLATHQGEAYDFRVLLQKPFKSWQVTGIGIRAAPPNGLTTHVPKGGRILPFHKVATQEDEAQLTALAIRTAEVLEEKEQMLECSLDIGKDQDGQLWIFEANAKPMRFDEPLIHQAFIRSLTTSFRTYSAY; encoded by the coding sequence ATGATTGAATTATTTTATAGTCCTGCAAATAAACGCTGGTATCAGCAGAGCAGCTATCAATCCATTTACTGGGGGAAAGAGCCGAATAAGCTCTCTCCCTCTCCCTCTTTTGCTTCTTCTATTATGAAATTGCAGTCGTCCCATGATGCCATCAGGCCTCTTGTCGGAATTCTTGCAGGATCTAACCGCAAACATCACTTTAGTGGTAATGGCACTATATTCAAAGCCATTCAAAAAGAGCTTACCGATACTGGCGGGCTTTCTTACGTATTTACACCTGACGATATTCACTCATCGTTTATAACTGGTTATCTTTACGATCACTTTTCTCAAAAATGGACAGGTTATCGTTTCCCGTATCCTAACATCGTTTACAATCGGATTCCTGACCGCGAAGAAGAGCACTCCGATAAAGTGACCGCTTTTTTCAGCTTATTAAAGAAGAAAGGAATCCCCTATTTTAATCGGTCATTTTTTCAAAAAGATCATGTACTTGCTCACTTATCAGCAAACGAAGAATTATTACCTTTTATTCCAGAGACAGCATCTGTTACCGAATCAAATGTAGAACAATTTCTCAATACACATCACTCCATATTTTTTAAACCAACTTCAGGTAGTAAAGGAAGAGGTATTTTTAAATTAAATAGAGTAAAGACTGGATTTCACTATATCGATCATGAACAGAGTTATTTATTTTCAACTTTCTCCTTATTAAAAGAACATCTTGCTACTCAAATTGGAGAGTCTTACATCATGCAACGTAAAATTAAACTGGCAACACATCAAGGAGAAGCTTATGATTTTCGAGTCCTCTTACAAAAACCGTTCAAAAGCTGGCAGGTCACAGGCATTGGAATTCGTGCAGCTCCACCTAATGGACTAACGACCCATGTTCCAAAAGGTGGTCGTATTCTTCCGTTTCATAAGGTTGCCACTCAGGAAGATGAAGCGCAACTGACTGCGCTTGCGATTCGTACAGCTGAAGTTCTCGAAGAAAAAGAACAGATGCTTGAATGCTCTTTAGACATCGGGAAAGATCAAGATGGACAGCTATGGATTTTTGAAGCGAATGCAAAACCAATGCGTTTTGATGAACCATTGATTCATCAAGCTTTTATACGTTCCCTCACCACATCTTTTCGAACGTATTCAGCGTATTAA
- a CDS encoding amino acid ABC transporter permease has product MSETTDVLINSLPFLLEGAKNTLLLSFFSIFGALFVGLMIALLRLSKSKIATGLAKLYVSFFRGTPLLIQLFILYYGLVSVDIQLTAWQAAYTGLILHFGAYISESFRAAILSLSKGQWEAAMSLGMKKSLIYKEVILPQAWRRAIPPVWNSLIDIVKASSLASVLTISELTYNADQIAASNFKVLPILLTAAFIYWFFTTILNLIQSFLEKKLYIPSS; this is encoded by the coding sequence GTGAGTGAGACAACTGATGTGTTAATTAATTCTTTGCCCTTTCTCCTTGAAGGGGCTAAGAATACACTTCTTCTTAGTTTCTTTTCCATCTTTGGTGCTTTATTCGTTGGATTAATGATTGCATTGTTGCGTCTTTCTAAAAGTAAAATAGCGACTGGGTTAGCAAAATTATATGTCTCGTTCTTCAGAGGCACTCCACTACTAATCCAATTATTTATTTTGTATTATGGTCTTGTCTCTGTTGATATCCAATTAACAGCCTGGCAAGCCGCATACACTGGCCTTATCTTACACTTTGGAGCCTATATCTCTGAATCATTCCGAGCAGCCATCCTCTCCCTCTCAAAAGGACAGTGGGAAGCTGCGATGTCACTCGGGATGAAGAAATCGTTAATTTACAAAGAAGTCATTTTACCTCAAGCTTGGAGAAGAGCGATTCCACCTGTGTGGAATTCTTTAATTGATATCGTAAAAGCCTCTTCTCTTGCTTCCGTTCTGACGATTTCAGAATTAACCTATAATGCAGATCAGATTGCTGCATCAAACTTTAAAGTCTTACCTATCTTATTAACGGCAGCTTTCATTTACTGGTTCTTTACAACGATTCTTAATCTCATCCAAAGTTTTCTTGAGAAGAAATTGTATATTCCATCCTCTTAA
- the ugpC gene encoding sn-glycerol-3-phosphate ABC transporter ATP-binding protein UgpC, which translates to MAEIALNHIYKRYDNKFEAVKDFNLDIKDKEFIVFVGPSGCGKSTTLRMIAGLEDISDGDLVIGDRRVNDVAPKDRDIAMVFQNYALYPHMNVYDNMAFGLKLRKFDKKEIERRVTDAARILGLESLLDRKPKALSGGQRQRVALGRAIVRDPQVFLMDEPLSNLDAKLRVQMRAEISKLHQRLQTTTIYVTHDQTEAMTMATRIVIMKDGLIQQVGTPKDVYDAPDNVFVGGFIGSPAMNFFRGTLEDGFFKLGDVQVKVPEGKMKTLRDQGYLNKEVMLGIRPEDIHDEPVFIESSQDTKVSAVIDVAELMGAETYLYSKVAEQDFVARVDSRTDIQNGQNISLAFDMNKCHFFDTESELRIR; encoded by the coding sequence ATGGCAGAGATCGCACTCAATCACATTTACAAAAGATATGATAACAAATTTGAGGCAGTAAAAGACTTTAACCTTGATATTAAAGATAAGGAATTCATCGTGTTTGTAGGACCTTCTGGTTGCGGTAAATCAACAACGCTTCGTATGATTGCTGGCCTTGAAGATATCTCAGATGGCGACCTCGTTATTGGTGATCGTCGCGTGAATGACGTAGCACCAAAAGATCGTGATATCGCAATGGTATTCCAAAACTATGCTCTTTATCCTCACATGAACGTATACGATAACATGGCATTTGGTTTGAAACTGCGTAAGTTCGACAAAAAAGAAATTGAACGTCGCGTAACGGACGCTGCTCGTATTCTTGGTCTTGAAAGCCTGCTCGATCGTAAACCTAAAGCACTCTCAGGTGGTCAGCGACAGCGTGTAGCACTAGGTCGTGCAATCGTACGGGATCCACAAGTGTTCCTAATGGATGAGCCACTTTCAAACCTAGATGCAAAACTTCGTGTACAAATGCGTGCTGAGATTTCTAAGCTTCACCAGCGTCTACAAACAACGACAATTTATGTAACTCATGACCAAACAGAAGCAATGACGATGGCAACGCGTATCGTTATTATGAAAGATGGCCTTATCCAACAAGTAGGAACACCAAAAGATGTATACGACGCACCTGACAACGTCTTTGTTGGCGGATTTATTGGCTCTCCTGCAATGAACTTCTTCCGCGGTACATTAGAAGATGGCTTTTTCAAACTAGGTGATGTTCAAGTGAAAGTTCCTGAAGGCAAAATGAAAACACTTCGTGATCAAGGATACTTGAACAAAGAAGTCATGCTTGGTATTCGTCCTGAAGATATTCATGATGAGCCAGTATTTATCGAATCTTCCCAAGATACAAAAGTAAGTGCTGTCATTGATGTAGCTGAATTAATGGGTGCAGAAACTTACCTTTATTCCAAAGTTGCAGAACAAGACTTCGTAGCACGTGTTGACTCTCGTACCGATATTCAAAACGGTCAGAATATCAGCCTTGCGTTTGATATGAATAAATGCCATTTCTTTGATACTGAATCAGAACTTCGCATTCGTTAA
- a CDS encoding YheC/YheD family protein, producing the protein MNAILPLKKDSTSQGNFYVPATLFKRWVDRISFPNQLCFGSRRSFCTVSPHPDNKEEYLLSEDLWKVLGVPSETSVHLFEKGNSLHIGPLVGIFTAGFTKDSMRPIGERSMYFAKLLSATLKCGAIGFAFGAHHIDWKTGSIKGLMYNKRGWYRVTVPIPDVVYDRLPNRSSANIEQVSTTMKKLQSQYFTPWFNPGFFDKWTIFEKLREEETVKNYLPETVLSPKTTVIASMLKEYEQLYIKPANGSLGLGIQQILKPANEKYYYCRFRTDKENRLRRYTSLARLLKTQYPNGMDGLIAQQGIDLHRIHHRAMDYRVHTNKNKEGYWEVSAIAAKIAGAGSLTTHMASNGTVKTIGELTSEYGVKKQVETDLMEASLQLSRAIDKKVSGFIGEIGFDLGITKEGRIYLFEANSKPGRGIFSHPKLKAEEARTRMLPIEYAIFLAQSTIEKQLVTTV; encoded by the coding sequence ATGAATGCAATTCTTCCATTAAAAAAGGATAGTACTTCTCAAGGAAACTTCTATGTTCCAGCTACTCTGTTTAAGCGTTGGGTCGACCGCATTTCTTTTCCTAATCAGCTATGTTTTGGTTCCAGACGATCCTTTTGCACAGTCTCTCCTCATCCTGATAACAAAGAAGAGTACCTTCTATCAGAAGATTTATGGAAAGTGCTGGGTGTGCCTTCTGAAACGTCTGTTCACCTATTTGAAAAGGGAAATTCACTTCATATTGGACCGCTAGTTGGAATTTTCACAGCAGGTTTCACAAAAGATAGTATGAGGCCAATTGGAGAACGAAGTATGTATTTCGCTAAATTATTGTCAGCTACCTTGAAGTGTGGTGCTATTGGCTTTGCTTTTGGCGCGCATCACATTGATTGGAAAACAGGAAGTATTAAAGGATTAATGTATAACAAACGAGGTTGGTACAGAGTAACCGTACCGATCCCTGATGTTGTTTACGACCGCCTTCCAAACCGAAGTTCAGCAAACATTGAACAAGTCAGTACCACAATGAAGAAACTTCAGTCGCAATACTTCACTCCCTGGTTTAATCCTGGTTTCTTTGATAAGTGGACGATATTCGAGAAATTACGCGAAGAAGAAACCGTAAAGAATTATTTACCAGAAACTGTTTTAAGTCCTAAAACAACGGTCATTGCAAGCATGTTGAAAGAGTATGAGCAACTATATATTAAACCTGCCAACGGAAGTCTCGGTCTTGGCATTCAGCAAATCTTAAAACCAGCTAATGAAAAGTATTATTATTGCCGCTTCAGAACAGATAAAGAGAACCGGCTTAGACGATATACATCACTAGCAAGGCTCCTCAAAACGCAGTACCCAAATGGAATGGACGGTCTCATTGCTCAACAAGGAATAGATTTACATCGTATTCATCATCGTGCAATGGATTATCGCGTTCATACAAACAAAAATAAAGAGGGATACTGGGAAGTCAGTGCAATTGCTGCAAAGATAGCAGGCGCAGGAAGCTTAACGACTCACATGGCATCAAACGGAACGGTTAAAACGATTGGAGAGCTCACTTCTGAATATGGGGTAAAGAAACAAGTAGAAACTGATTTAATGGAGGCTTCCCTTCAATTAAGTCGTGCAATAGATAAAAAAGTCTCTGGCTTTATTGGTGAAATTGGGTTTGATCTTGGTATAACAAAAGAAGGAAGAATTTATTTATTTGAAGCAAATTCAAAGCCAGGAAGAGGAATTTTCTCCCATCCGAAATTAAAGGCAGAAGAAGCAAGAACGAGAATGTTACCGATCGAATATGCCATCTTTCTAGCACAATCGACAATCGAAAAGCAACTGGTTACGACAGTATGA
- a CDS encoding TrkH family potassium uptake protein → MDALLRSRFRRIRLTSVQLIVLFYLIAVTVSTFLIGLPIAHQPGVQLSFIDALFTAVSAVSVTGLSVVSIADTFSVPGIFILAAVLQIGGIGIMTLGTFVWLVMGKKIGLKERQLIMTDQNQSTLAGLVQLMKQILGLIFIIEVIGALVLGTYYLRFFETWQEAYLQGFFASVSATTNGGFDITGSSLQPFAQDYFVQFIHILLIVTGAIGFPVLIEVKNFLFSRQNSYRYKFSLFTKLTTMTFFVLVVSGAILIWAFEATTFFADKSWHESFFYAMFQSVTTRSGGLSTMDVNQFQEPTQLLLSALMFIGASPSSVGGGVRTTTFAIVLLAIFFFAKGGTSIKVFGRELHHEDIHKAFVVFTVAIIVWSCGIIMLSFSEPFPIVAIIFEVSSAFGTTGLSMGVTPGLSTFGKIVIMCLMFIGRIGILSFLFLIRGTVLRERYHYPTERVIIG, encoded by the coding sequence GTGGATGCTTTGTTAAGATCTCGATTTCGACGAATTCGATTAACGTCTGTTCAGTTAATCGTTTTGTTTTATTTAATAGCGGTAACGGTCTCCACTTTTTTAATTGGTTTACCGATTGCCCATCAACCAGGTGTGCAGCTTTCTTTTATTGATGCACTATTTACAGCCGTTAGTGCGGTAAGTGTAACGGGCCTTTCTGTAGTATCTATTGCGGATACATTCAGTGTTCCAGGCATTTTTATACTCGCTGCAGTCCTCCAAATTGGTGGGATTGGAATTATGACACTCGGTACATTTGTGTGGCTTGTCATGGGCAAGAAAATTGGGTTGAAAGAAAGACAGTTGATTATGACAGATCAAAATCAATCAACCCTCGCAGGCCTAGTGCAACTGATGAAACAAATTCTTGGCTTGATTTTCATTATAGAAGTGATTGGAGCTCTTGTTCTCGGTACGTATTACCTTCGCTTCTTTGAAACTTGGCAGGAAGCCTATTTACAGGGGTTCTTTGCCTCTGTTAGTGCTACGACAAATGGTGGCTTTGATATAACAGGTAGCTCGCTTCAGCCGTTCGCTCAAGACTATTTCGTGCAATTTATTCATATCTTATTGATTGTGACTGGAGCAATAGGGTTTCCAGTTTTAATTGAAGTGAAGAACTTTTTGTTTTCTAGACAAAATAGTTATCGCTACAAATTTTCTTTATTTACAAAACTAACTACAATGACGTTCTTTGTGTTAGTTGTATCAGGTGCTATTCTGATTTGGGCTTTTGAAGCGACGACCTTCTTTGCGGATAAAAGCTGGCATGAATCGTTTTTCTATGCCATGTTTCAGTCGGTAACTACTCGTAGTGGGGGACTCTCAACGATGGATGTGAATCAGTTCCAAGAGCCTACACAGCTACTATTATCTGCATTAATGTTTATTGGTGCTTCCCCAAGCAGTGTTGGAGGAGGAGTTCGAACAACAACCTTTGCAATTGTACTACTTGCTATTTTCTTCTTCGCAAAAGGCGGGACATCGATCAAAGTCTTTGGACGAGAATTGCATCATGAGGACATTCACAAAGCATTTGTCGTCTTCACCGTAGCCATTATCGTATGGAGCTGTGGAATTATTATGCTCTCATTCTCAGAACCATTTCCTATTGTGGCGATTATTTTCGAAGTCTCATCAGCATTTGGTACTACTGGTTTATCAATGGGTGTAACACCAGGGCTAAGTACATTTGGTAAAATTGTAATTATGTGTTTGATGTTTATCGGAAGAATTGGGATTCTTTCGTTTCTCTTCCTTATTCGAGGAACGGTTCTTCGTGAAAGATACCACTATCCAACAGAACGAGTTATTATTGGATAA
- a CDS encoding YheC/YheD family protein translates to MKSFGILQHSLQHEKDYVSKLSEAGIALGFNVYRFSPNQHSSHHLRGVKYEPQKKDWVETDFKVPEFIYDRCFHNGGTTKKEAAFIKWLKTKSHATFLGHGLPGKWEIYKHLKKSPLLNRHMPQSIKLHPHTCAKVLSDLLTEHGKLILKPIIGSQGNGIMLLTQNQDKIGVQINHNGRILHHTYDKTSSLLKMIRSILKQRDYIAQQWLSLLDQNHRPFDRRVVMKKTSYTTWEEIGRATRVGNPESFVSNLHSGGTIQTDQQLLMPESVFHQAEPIISRLSHCVASTLEETFSPLFELGLDFGIDQSGKVWLLEANSKPGHKAIRSHQDYHTIPFYYCHSLISEKKGVNRYECNSSIKKG, encoded by the coding sequence ATGAAATCATTTGGTATTCTCCAACATTCACTTCAACATGAAAAGGATTACGTCTCCAAATTAAGTGAAGCTGGAATAGCTTTAGGTTTCAATGTCTATCGATTTTCTCCTAACCAGCATTCCTCTCATCACTTACGGGGGGTTAAATACGAACCACAAAAAAAAGATTGGGTGGAAACGGACTTTAAGGTACCGGAGTTTATTTATGATCGATGCTTTCATAACGGAGGCACCACCAAAAAAGAAGCAGCTTTTATTAAATGGTTAAAAACGAAATCTCACGCAACTTTCCTAGGTCATGGACTTCCAGGAAAATGGGAGATATACAAACATTTAAAGAAAAGCCCTTTACTCAATCGTCATATGCCACAATCGATAAAGCTTCATCCTCATACATGTGCTAAAGTACTATCTGATTTGCTAACTGAACACGGCAAGCTTATTCTGAAACCAATTATCGGTTCACAGGGAAACGGTATTATGCTACTCACTCAAAACCAGGATAAGATTGGTGTTCAAATCAATCATAATGGGCGTATCCTTCATCATACTTATGATAAAACCAGTTCTTTACTAAAAATGATCAGGAGCATTTTAAAACAGCGCGATTATATCGCACAACAATGGCTTTCTTTACTTGATCAAAACCATCGACCGTTTGATCGTAGAGTGGTCATGAAGAAAACCTCCTATACAACATGGGAAGAAATCGGTCGGGCAACTCGTGTAGGAAATCCTGAATCTTTTGTATCAAACTTGCATAGTGGAGGCACCATCCAAACCGACCAACAGCTTTTAATGCCAGAGTCTGTCTTTCATCAAGCTGAGCCAATAATTAGCCGACTTTCTCATTGTGTAGCTTCTACTTTAGAAGAAACATTCTCTCCATTGTTTGAACTTGGTTTAGACTTCGGTATTGATCAATCAGGTAAAGTCTGGCTACTTGAAGCAAATTCAAAACCGGGACATAAGGCCATTCGGTCGCATCAAGATTACCATACGATTCCATTTTACTATTGCCATTCGCTTATTAGCGAGAAGAAAGGAGTTAACCGCTATGAATGCAATTCTTCCATTAAAAAAGGATAG